A genomic stretch from Colwellia sp. Arc7-635 includes:
- a CDS encoding Hachiman antiphage defense system protein HamA, whose protein sequence is MWRVNALVDCAREWLIDYALSASVKKSLENKSHSQMAIAFKAFQTTEIDVMNDLFLHMAIRQNYKTIPIVNKVINTQLGSALSCSHIVLEKGKIEIWLGASSIQENLKDATTQAIKNIEVLLSVETIQERLILITEKMDDSWPFKDKLEKLSDNTIPMAQRFDKIVVPIFITHDSDTITKYDEGTYIDELQKEIDECRLIITSNFSSDIIQLVNLKVFIFPVKSISDLHSRFKEGISL, encoded by the coding sequence ATTTGGAGAGTAAATGCTCTAGTTGATTGCGCTAGAGAGTGGCTAATCGATTATGCACTTTCTGCTTCAGTTAAGAAAAGCTTAGAAAACAAATCACATTCACAGATGGCTATTGCTTTCAAAGCATTTCAAACAACTGAAATAGATGTAATGAATGATTTATTTCTACATATGGCCATCAGACAGAATTACAAGACGATCCCTATAGTAAATAAGGTCATTAATACTCAACTAGGATCTGCTTTATCATGCTCTCACATAGTATTAGAAAAAGGAAAAATTGAAATATGGTTAGGAGCTTCTTCAATTCAAGAAAATTTGAAAGATGCGACCACTCAAGCTATTAAAAATATTGAAGTTCTATTATCAGTCGAAACTATCCAAGAAAGATTAATATTAATTACCGAAAAAATGGATGATTCTTGGCCATTTAAGGATAAATTAGAAAAATTATCTGACAATACTATTCCTATGGCTCAACGGTTTGACAAAATAGTAGTTCCTATATTTATTACTCATGATAGCGATACCATTACTAAGTATGACGAGGGGACTTATATTGATGAATTACAAAAGGAAATAGATGAATGTCGTCTTATAATAACAAGTAATTTTTCTAGTGATATTATTCAACTAGTAAATTTAAAAGTCTTTATATTTCCAGTAAAGAGTATATCAGACTTACATTCTAGGTTTAAGGAAGGGATATCTTTATGA
- a CDS encoding MBL fold metallo-hydrolase: MKIKMNKAGNGDCFLIQTNHSTVLIDGGTSSSYNGWSRSLQSTDIIDALFITHIDNDHVNGIIKLLDSNLMDNLTIKNIFFNGSRQITEFDVKNDSEYDSEYDSIASNFSAKHKLEVDIGFSEGTSLSYLIESKGLMINALNDGKAIHQNTYQSPIVIGDISCQFLGPTLKSIKKLRLNWLDVLEERGIKRKILTKKHAIALESYVKSLSIATESEFNISSNTCTDIDSLANSSYIPDKSLANETSFSFILRCGKKSILMLGDAHVETILEWMDEHTLKTLAVDAIKISHHGSKHNINKEFIKRVDCNRYLISTNGKKSHPDLETLAIIATYSSKPHTQISINYEIDKISNDFIDNLSKLPNPAKIYFNQEEISL; this comes from the coding sequence ATGAAAATTAAAATGAATAAAGCGGGAAATGGTGACTGTTTCCTAATCCAAACAAATCATTCAACAGTATTGATCGATGGCGGTACATCTTCTTCATACAATGGTTGGTCAAGATCATTACAAAGTACGGATATCATTGATGCTCTATTTATTACACATATAGATAACGATCATGTAAACGGAATAATCAAGTTACTTGATAGTAATTTAATGGATAACCTAACCATTAAAAATATCTTTTTTAATGGTTCTCGGCAAATAACAGAGTTCGATGTTAAAAACGACTCTGAATATGACTCTGAATATGATTCCATTGCAAGTAATTTTAGTGCAAAGCATAAACTTGAAGTTGATATTGGTTTTTCTGAAGGAACGTCTTTATCTTACCTTATTGAGTCAAAAGGTTTAATGATCAATGCACTCAACGACGGTAAAGCTATTCATCAAAATACATACCAATCACCAATAGTGATAGGTGATATCTCCTGTCAATTTTTGGGCCCAACCTTAAAGTCCATAAAAAAACTTAGACTAAATTGGTTAGATGTATTGGAAGAAAGAGGAATCAAACGCAAAATATTGACTAAAAAACATGCTATTGCATTAGAGTCATATGTGAAGTCACTCTCTATAGCAACTGAATCAGAGTTCAATATTTCATCAAATACCTGTACTGATATTGACTCACTTGCAAACAGCTCATACATCCCTGATAAATCTCTAGCAAATGAAACAAGCTTTTCGTTTATCCTCCGATGTGGGAAAAAGTCTATCTTAATGCTTGGTGATGCCCATGTTGAGACGATTCTAGAATGGATGGATGAACATACACTTAAAACCCTAGCTGTGGATGCTATAAAAATATCTCATCATGGTAGCAAACATAATATTAACAAAGAATTTATTAAAAGAGTTGATTGTAATCGATACTTAATAAGTACAAATGGTAAGAAATCACATCCAGATCTTGAAACATTGGCAATCATCGCTACATATTCATCCAAACCACATACACAAATATCGATAAATTATGAAATAGATAAGATATCAAACGATTTTATTGATAATTTGTCAAAATTACCCAATCCCGCAAAAATTTATTTCAACCAAGAAGAAATATCGTTATGA
- a CDS encoding TetR/AcrR family transcriptional regulator: protein MSKKEELLKVAEDKVRKGGYNNFSFREIANEVGIKSASVHYHFPTKADLGAELAHQYTDAFLAALGDVDDIKARGENPIDIYTQIFKGALLTDNKMCLCGLLGAQNESLPEKVQVEVKRFFAKNLAWLNAAHTANGETNPSHAAITTVSLLEGAMMISKALNDHSYFTLATQ from the coding sequence ATGAGTAAAAAAGAAGAGCTGTTAAAAGTCGCGGAAGACAAAGTACGTAAAGGCGGCTATAACAATTTCAGTTTTAGAGAAATTGCCAACGAAGTTGGAATTAAAAGTGCCAGTGTGCATTATCACTTTCCCACAAAAGCTGATTTAGGCGCTGAGCTAGCGCATCAATATACTGACGCTTTTTTAGCGGCATTAGGTGATGTTGACGACATTAAAGCAAGAGGCGAAAACCCAATTGATATTTACACACAAATTTTCAAAGGGGCTTTGTTAACTGATAATAAAATGTGCTTATGTGGGTTATTAGGCGCTCAAAATGAAAGTTTGCCAGAGAAAGTTCAAGTTGAGGTAAAGCGCTTTTTTGCTAAAAACCTAGCATGGTTAAACGCTGCACATACCGCTAATGGAGAAACTAATCCTTCTCATGCAGCAATAACCACGGTTAGCTTACTTGAAGGTGCAATGATGATAAGTAAAGCGCTTAATGATCATAGCTACTTTACGCTTGCTACTCAGTAG
- a CDS encoding CmcJ/NvfI family oxidoreductase — protein sequence MKYDVEKTKLHFIKSESTGTPFINYSGHDELQEYSEDYSFQEVEIINARTLPEGKIFGLDKEAFKLATFKPTEVDFLNVDAVKDSYYSDVAALVKKETGATNVFVFDHTVRRGIKNSNRHPAYHIHNDYTFETGESRALSVLGKDVLARFSGKRMIQINVWRSIDGIVEKDPLALMDATTLDIKDLVRTKISFNDIKTAEKHRGEIFALKQNPNQKWYYYPKMDADEAILIKGVDTDNLNALFAMHTAFSLSDQNENSKPRQSIETRTYAFFDE from the coding sequence TTATTAACTATTCAGGGCATGATGAATTACAAGAATATAGCGAAGATTATAGCTTTCAAGAAGTCGAAATTATTAACGCCAGAACATTACCAGAAGGTAAAATATTTGGCTTGGATAAAGAAGCTTTTAAACTTGCAACGTTTAAGCCGACAGAAGTTGATTTTTTAAATGTTGATGCTGTAAAAGACTCTTATTATTCAGATGTAGCAGCCTTAGTAAAAAAAGAAACGGGCGCAACAAATGTGTTTGTTTTCGACCACACAGTTCGTCGTGGTATTAAAAACTCTAATCGGCACCCTGCTTATCATATTCATAACGACTATACGTTTGAAACAGGCGAAAGTAGAGCGTTGTCTGTATTAGGTAAAGATGTATTAGCGCGTTTCTCCGGTAAAAGAATGATCCAAATAAATGTTTGGCGATCTATCGATGGCATAGTTGAAAAAGATCCCTTAGCGTTAATGGATGCGACCACGCTAGACATTAAAGATTTAGTACGAACTAAAATATCTTTTAACGATATAAAAACGGCTGAGAAGCATCGAGGAGAAATCTTCGCATTAAAACAAAATCCGAATCAAAAATGGTATTACTATCCAAAAATGGATGCCGATGAAGCGATTTTAATCAAAGGGGTTGATACTGATAATTTGAATGCTCTTTTTGCAATGCATACCGCTTTTTCACTATCTGATCAGAATGAAAATTCGAAACCAAGGCAAAGTATAGAAACGAGAACTTATGCTTTCTTCGATGAATAA
- a CDS encoding phosphoglycolate phosphatase — translation MELKDKNVLLFDLDGTLVDSAPDLALAINRMLADLNKPEFDEDMIRSWVGNGAKILTERALSGSAEIDETLDNAYAADALTKFLAHYKECVCVNSVLYDGVRDGLISLKQAGYRLAIITNKPEQFIQPILDGLAIGSLFEIQIGGDTFPVQKPHPDPLFGALTKLDVTVEQCVMIGDSKNDILAAQAAGMASVGLTYGYNYGEDISQYQPSWCFDNFNQFVAAFKLLKI, via the coding sequence GTGGAATTAAAAGATAAAAACGTATTGTTATTTGACTTAGATGGCACCTTAGTCGACAGCGCTCCGGATCTCGCATTAGCGATAAATCGAATGTTAGCCGATTTAAATAAACCTGAATTTGATGAAGATATGATCCGTAGTTGGGTGGGTAATGGCGCTAAAATATTGACAGAACGGGCATTGTCAGGCTCTGCAGAAATTGATGAAACACTCGATAATGCTTATGCTGCAGACGCGCTAACTAAGTTTTTAGCCCATTATAAAGAATGTGTTTGTGTCAACTCTGTTTTGTATGACGGAGTACGTGATGGCTTAATTAGTTTAAAGCAAGCGGGCTATCGACTGGCCATTATTACTAATAAACCAGAGCAATTTATTCAACCTATTTTAGATGGTTTAGCAATAGGTAGTCTGTTTGAAATACAGATCGGCGGCGATACGTTCCCAGTACAAAAACCACATCCGGATCCTCTATTTGGCGCGTTGACAAAATTGGATGTGACGGTTGAGCAATGTGTCATGATTGGTGATTCTAAAAATGATATTTTAGCGGCCCAGGCAGCCGGTATGGCAAGCGTTGGATTAACCTATGGTTACAATTATGGTGAAGATATCAGCCAGTACCAACCAAGCTGGTGCTTTGATAACTTTAATCAATTTGTTGCAGCCTTTAAACTCCTAAAAATTTAG
- a CDS encoding FAD-dependent oxidoreductase: MNNKPMPYQPLLSSPTKVAIIGGGVAGSTIALRFAELGLDTTLIEKGPSLVNGPPICHLHAGGNLYREISDEQCLILLKQSIDTVKVYPACINVRPTIIALPKSDKGQPEDLLPRLEKLRAEYEKLVSDDLSNKVIGEPADYFQCFTRTDIDLLVGMPIPKTAQCATDWLIAFANHTNLDAIKFPIVLVQEYGMSAFRLAAIATLAIERLANCHLQTNRKVVAISAHNDHVGWHITTEDDNSEQHHQQFDYVVNACGFKSGEIDDMLKTKRKRMVEFKAAYVAHWPQYQGAWPEIVFHGERGTPQGMAQLTPYPNGYFQLHGMTQDITLFEKGLVSSSANSAQPQLAAKFIEKIDNQWPAHLVNHRTLGSIDHIAQYMPSFSTATVAAKPMFGAQQIPGQDPDLRAADVSFDNKHYARAEIVKASSALEAADAILADLVCCGLVEESALTAAYKHHYFPVSQQSSDADVTKRAIELAQQREYPSALALNF, from the coding sequence ATGAATAACAAACCAATGCCTTATCAACCTCTTTTATCAAGCCCAACCAAAGTCGCCATTATTGGTGGTGGTGTTGCGGGATCTACAATTGCGTTGCGCTTTGCTGAGCTTGGACTCGATACAACGTTAATCGAAAAAGGCCCAAGTTTGGTTAATGGTCCACCAATATGTCATTTACATGCGGGAGGTAATCTATATCGAGAAATTTCTGACGAACAATGTCTTATCTTGCTCAAACAATCGATTGATACCGTAAAAGTTTACCCTGCCTGCATAAACGTAAGGCCCACGATCATTGCATTGCCCAAATCAGACAAAGGCCAACCTGAAGACTTATTACCTAGGTTAGAAAAACTACGTGCCGAATACGAAAAATTGGTAAGCGATGACCTATCTAATAAAGTGATTGGCGAACCAGCAGACTACTTTCAATGTTTTACTCGAACCGACATCGACCTTTTGGTCGGTATGCCTATTCCAAAAACTGCACAATGCGCAACAGACTGGCTAATAGCTTTTGCCAATCATACTAATTTAGACGCTATTAAATTTCCCATCGTGCTGGTACAAGAATATGGTATGTCTGCTTTTCGTTTAGCTGCGATAGCAACATTAGCCATTGAGCGCCTTGCCAATTGTCATTTGCAAACGAATCGTAAGGTGGTTGCGATATCAGCACACAACGACCATGTTGGCTGGCATATAACCACTGAAGATGACAATAGCGAGCAGCATCATCAACAATTTGACTATGTAGTTAATGCCTGTGGTTTTAAAAGCGGTGAAATTGATGACATGCTCAAAACCAAGCGCAAACGTATGGTCGAGTTTAAAGCGGCCTATGTTGCTCACTGGCCACAATACCAAGGCGCATGGCCAGAAATCGTGTTTCATGGTGAACGTGGAACACCGCAAGGCATGGCACAATTGACGCCCTACCCTAACGGTTATTTCCAACTACACGGCATGACACAAGATATTACCTTGTTCGAAAAAGGTTTAGTGAGCAGTTCGGCCAACAGCGCCCAGCCTCAATTGGCAGCTAAGTTTATCGAAAAAATTGACAATCAATGGCCAGCCCATCTAGTAAACCACCGGACTTTAGGCTCGATTGACCATATCGCGCAATATATGCCGAGCTTTAGCACCGCAACAGTTGCAGCCAAGCCCATGTTTGGCGCACAACAAATTCCGGGACAAGATCCAGACTTGCGCGCAGCAGACGTGTCATTCGACAATAAACACTATGCCCGTGCCGAAATAGTCAAAGCATCATCGGCATTAGAAGCCGCTGATGCAATTTTAGCCGACCTAGTTTGTTGTGGGCTGGTTGAGGAGTCTGCACTGACCGCTGCTTATAAGCATCACTATTTCCCGGTCAGTCAGCAAAGCAGCGACGCTGACGTCACAAAACGGGCGATAGAGCTCGCCCAACAGCGTGAATACCCAAGCGCCCTGGCACTAAATTTTTAG
- a CDS encoding serine protease has product MSLEEISHKFQINSTFIIESLDESGENIARGTCFAITPFLVLTAKHVITHRNKFRCYLKSDDFKNNIFYTLEVIEHDSDWDFAILRLASDSFSKFIPLGDVEIPLSTKVQICGYPIEAVYINSLVDVSVTNIYSDILTHDYSFEVSQSSTVKDYQGMSGSPVLYKGYAIGVLVVQRASTILKVLSISDIISRIPDLSEELRFETILQDEIDYSPPLLPLLHFR; this is encoded by the coding sequence ATGAGCTTAGAAGAGATTAGTCATAAGTTTCAGATAAACTCGACTTTTATCATAGAAAGTTTAGATGAAAGTGGCGAAAATATTGCTAGAGGTACATGTTTTGCTATAACACCTTTTTTGGTCTTAACTGCTAAACATGTAATTACACATCGTAATAAATTTCGATGTTACTTAAAAAGTGATGATTTTAAGAATAATATTTTTTATACATTAGAAGTTATTGAGCATGATAGTGATTGGGATTTCGCCATATTAAGGTTAGCAAGTGACTCTTTCTCAAAGTTTATCCCTTTAGGTGATGTAGAAATACCACTTTCAACTAAAGTCCAAATTTGTGGCTACCCTATTGAAGCTGTCTACATTAATTCTCTTGTTGACGTATCTGTTACTAATATATATTCAGATATATTGACACATGACTATAGTTTTGAAGTATCTCAGTCATCGACGGTAAAAGATTATCAAGGTATGTCTGGTTCTCCTGTTTTATATAAAGGTTATGCTATTGGTGTTTTAGTGGTTCAAAGAGCGAGTACCATTCTAAAGGTACTCTCAATTAGCGATATAATTAGTAGGATTCCAGACTTATCAGAAGAGTTGAGATTTGAAACAATATTACAAGATGAAATTGATTATAGCCCTCCACTACTCCCCCTTCTCCATTTTCGGTAA
- a CDS encoding acyl-CoA desaturase encodes MTQMNYEQFAQELDSIKQNTMAKVGKKDADYIRRVIRWQRYCGWTGRLMLLTGLIHPALWVVGVLLLATSKILDNMEIGHNVMHGQYDWMNDKHINSQSYEWDIACDGKSWNRVHNFEHHTYTNVIGKDRDFGYGLLRLSSDFKWKVKNLWQFITYINLSLLFQWGIAYHELAAERVFFGKKKDGRDQSVPHSELKHRFFSKASRQIIKDYVFFPLIAGPLFLWVLVGNLIANLLRNLWTSTIIFCGHFTEHVHTFTEASIENETRGQWYYRQALGSSNIQGGKGFHLMTGHLSFQIEHHLFPDLPSSRYQEVAPQVQAVFKKYQLQYNTGSFSTQYSGVLKRIFKYSLPNAA; translated from the coding sequence ATGACACAAATGAATTACGAACAATTTGCTCAAGAGCTTGATTCTATAAAGCAAAATACTATGGCAAAAGTAGGTAAAAAAGACGCTGACTATATTCGCCGCGTTATTCGCTGGCAACGTTACTGTGGTTGGACAGGCCGCTTAATGTTATTAACGGGGTTAATTCATCCTGCACTATGGGTTGTAGGTGTTTTATTACTGGCGACATCAAAAATTTTAGACAATATGGAAATTGGTCATAATGTTATGCATGGTCAATATGATTGGATGAATGATAAACACATTAACTCGCAAAGTTATGAATGGGATATTGCCTGTGATGGTAAAAGCTGGAACCGAGTGCATAACTTTGAACATCACACATACACCAATGTCATAGGTAAAGATCGTGATTTTGGTTACGGACTTTTACGTTTATCAAGTGACTTTAAATGGAAAGTTAAAAACCTTTGGCAGTTTATAACTTACATTAATTTAAGTTTGTTATTTCAGTGGGGTATTGCTTATCACGAACTAGCTGCTGAACGTGTTTTTTTTGGTAAGAAAAAAGACGGGCGAGACCAGAGTGTTCCTCACTCTGAATTAAAGCATCGCTTTTTTAGTAAAGCCTCACGCCAAATAATTAAAGATTATGTGTTTTTCCCATTGATTGCTGGCCCATTATTTTTGTGGGTGTTAGTTGGTAATTTAATTGCCAACTTGTTACGTAATTTATGGACGTCAACCATCATATTTTGTGGTCACTTTACGGAACACGTGCATACGTTTACAGAAGCGTCTATTGAAAATGAGACTCGTGGACAATGGTATTACCGTCAAGCACTGGGATCTTCAAATATTCAGGGCGGCAAAGGTTTCCATTTAATGACAGGACATTTGAGCTTTCAAATAGAGCATCATTTATTCCCTGACTTACCATCTTCTCGTTACCAAGAAGTTGCACCACAGGTACAGGCCGTCTTTAAAAAATATCAACTGCAGTATAATACGGGTAGTTTTTCGACGCAGTACTCAGGGGTATTAAAACGTATATTTAAATACTCTTTACCAAACGCCGCCTAG
- a CDS encoding DEAD/DEAH box helicase, translating into MINEILSNFKMNITDPEFKNWEALVFDLINLYNTHTIDDDIRDIVLRLLERRDDLGKTVFLLDQLVGELGLYPYLNRESLDFRDKIRQGLFSAPESVNKTFHIKQAEIFHKLMSGQSVVLSAPTSFGKSLIIEAVIATLAHTNIVIVVPTIALIDELKKKFHKYSEHYKIITQSNQKTSSKNLFIYTQERVIESKSIINVDFFVIDEFYKLAPSNHNDYRCDRLNLAFHKLLKLCKKFYMLGPNIEGLSDGIEHNLDCNFIKYDYFKTVSTNEFYFEIGSKGADLEKDLERDKHLFFILSDIGTTQQTVIFCKSPNRASKLVSKIISLGTIQKKEDNTNLSNWLRDTYHKDWNLASAIEYGVACHHAKLPRSLGSLIVEMFNDSKINILVCTSTLIEGVNTNARNIIIYDDCLTRNSKLDSFTFNNISGRSGRMFEHYVGNVYILGEKPQQDLPLIDIPIITQSEKASESMLLQISDELDDVGKKKISRYTDQKILPISLLNKHQGIPPDRLLAFAEVFTDKCGKWHRLMNWSSAYPKKIQLNHLSLLMKDYFNVMSMGSGCVYSAKHLNNRLRDIMNQKSDKDMIQSEYDFRVSDNANYTVDEAIQVIFDFKRNLVSYNLPKIIFAINDIQKLIFERFSYSPGDFTSFAVQLESFFEPPALTFLEEFGIPFQVSKKILKNINLNEQDDVDEVIRKIKANIISIKTDSSVSSFEYEIVQKAMLYM; encoded by the coding sequence ATGATAAATGAAATTTTATCCAACTTTAAAATGAATATCACAGACCCTGAGTTTAAAAATTGGGAAGCTTTAGTTTTTGACCTCATAAACCTTTATAATACTCACACAATCGATGATGATATTCGTGATATCGTTTTAAGGTTATTAGAACGTCGAGATGATTTAGGTAAAACAGTTTTTTTATTGGATCAATTAGTAGGTGAACTTGGCCTTTATCCATACCTTAATCGAGAATCATTAGATTTTAGAGATAAAATTAGACAAGGGTTATTTTCAGCCCCTGAATCAGTTAATAAGACATTCCACATAAAACAAGCAGAAATTTTCCATAAATTAATGTCTGGTCAAAGTGTTGTTCTAAGTGCACCAACTAGTTTTGGGAAAAGTTTAATTATTGAAGCGGTAATAGCAACCTTAGCACATACTAATATTGTAATCGTTGTCCCCACAATTGCTTTGATAGATGAATTAAAGAAAAAATTCCACAAGTATAGTGAACATTACAAGATCATCACTCAATCTAATCAAAAAACGTCATCTAAAAATTTGTTTATCTATACTCAAGAAAGAGTTATCGAGTCAAAAAGTATAATAAATGTAGATTTCTTTGTTATAGATGAATTTTACAAATTGGCCCCAAGTAATCATAACGACTATAGGTGTGACCGACTTAATTTAGCATTTCACAAATTATTAAAACTTTGCAAGAAATTTTATATGTTAGGGCCTAATATTGAAGGTCTATCAGATGGAATTGAGCACAACTTAGACTGTAACTTTATCAAGTATGATTATTTTAAAACTGTATCAACTAACGAATTCTACTTTGAAATAGGCAGTAAAGGAGCCGACTTAGAGAAAGACTTAGAAAGAGATAAACATTTATTCTTTATATTAAGTGATATCGGCACTACACAACAAACTGTCATATTTTGTAAGTCTCCTAATAGAGCAAGTAAATTAGTGAGCAAGATAATAAGTCTAGGTACTATACAAAAGAAAGAAGATAACACTAACCTTTCAAACTGGTTAAGAGATACGTACCATAAAGACTGGAATTTAGCTTCAGCAATAGAATATGGAGTTGCTTGCCATCACGCCAAGCTTCCTCGATCCCTTGGTTCACTAATTGTCGAGATGTTTAATGATTCAAAGATAAATATTTTGGTTTGTACTTCAACTCTCATTGAAGGAGTAAATACTAACGCTAGAAATATCATAATCTACGATGATTGCTTAACTCGAAACTCGAAATTAGACTCTTTCACCTTCAATAACATATCAGGTAGAAGCGGTAGAATGTTCGAACATTATGTCGGTAATGTTTATATTTTAGGCGAAAAACCGCAGCAAGATCTTCCTTTAATTGATATTCCAATTATTACACAAAGCGAAAAAGCCTCAGAATCAATGTTACTTCAAATAAGTGATGAACTTGATGATGTAGGTAAGAAGAAAATCTCTCGTTATACCGATCAAAAAATATTACCTATTTCTCTTCTAAATAAGCACCAAGGCATTCCTCCCGACAGGTTGCTCGCTTTTGCTGAAGTATTCACAGATAAATGCGGAAAATGGCATCGTTTAATGAATTGGTCTAGTGCATACCCCAAAAAAATTCAGCTTAATCACTTATCTCTATTAATGAAGGATTACTTTAATGTCATGTCAATGGGATCTGGCTGTGTATATAGTGCTAAACATCTAAATAATAGACTACGAGACATCATGAATCAAAAGTCGGATAAGGATATGATTCAAAGTGAATACGACTTTAGGGTATCTGATAATGCTAACTATACTGTTGATGAAGCTATACAAGTAATCTTTGACTTTAAACGAAATTTAGTTAGTTACAACCTTCCAAAAATTATCTTCGCTATAAATGATATACAAAAACTAATTTTTGAAAGGTTTTCCTATAGCCCTGGAGATTTCACTTCTTTCGCAGTACAACTAGAATCATTCTTTGAGCCTCCAGCTTTAACTTTTTTAGAAGAGTTTGGTATTCCTTTTCAAGTATCTAAAAAAATATTAAAAAATATTAACCTAAATGAACAAGACGATGTTGATGAAGTAATCAGAAAAATTAAAGCTAATATAATTTCAATAAAGACAGACAGTTCTGTTTCAAGTTTTGAGTATGAAATAGTACAAAAAGCGATGCTGTATATGTAA
- a CDS encoding FAD-binding oxidoreductase, with the protein MLSTTLNKLSLWFSHHSAFSGYFEPVIQRVKPAWRQGLYRAQVLNVTKAIGDFVHITLQPQHQWKAHKAGQHIELTAELNGRLLTRIFTIASSPQQYAKDKTITLVIKTNELGRFTPQLADELTINSWVNISAAQGEFVFQPANKPLETPTVMIAGGSGITPMMSMLSEHLSTANNPMYLRYIAPLNEHQFVEPLALLAKEYPYFTFDLMTRSEHESQPLTLLAKSDVYCCGPQGLMFDIEALSKDTGANFYQEHFSLAPIVNDDSATKIDITVTLNGNAFTASNQQNLLIQLESQNAPVIRGCGIGVCHQCHCTKKSGLVKNLLTGDVSDSGEQIIQLCISKPLSDLEMSI; encoded by the coding sequence ATGTTATCTACGACTTTAAACAAACTAAGTTTATGGTTTTCACACCATAGTGCTTTTTCTGGTTATTTTGAACCAGTAATACAGCGAGTAAAACCTGCATGGCGTCAGGGTTTATATCGCGCTCAAGTTCTTAATGTTACTAAAGCTATTGGTGACTTTGTTCATATTACATTGCAACCTCAGCACCAGTGGAAGGCTCATAAAGCGGGTCAACATATTGAATTGACTGCCGAATTAAATGGCCGTTTGCTGACTCGAATTTTTACAATTGCCTCTAGTCCGCAGCAATATGCTAAAGATAAAACGATTACTTTAGTGATTAAGACTAATGAATTAGGCCGTTTTACACCACAGTTAGCCGATGAACTTACAATTAATAGTTGGGTAAATATTTCAGCAGCACAAGGTGAGTTTGTATTTCAGCCGGCAAATAAACCGTTAGAAACTCCGACTGTTATGATTGCAGGTGGTTCTGGTATAACTCCAATGATGTCAATGTTGTCAGAGCATTTATCTACAGCTAACAACCCAATGTATTTACGTTATATTGCGCCATTAAATGAGCATCAATTTGTAGAGCCGTTAGCGTTACTAGCGAAAGAATATCCGTATTTCACATTTGATCTTATGACCCGCAGTGAGCATGAATCACAACCATTAACCTTACTGGCTAAGTCAGATGTTTATTGCTGTGGGCCTCAAGGCTTAATGTTTGATATTGAAGCGTTAAGTAAAGATACGGGTGCTAATTTCTATCAAGAGCATTTCTCATTAGCTCCTATTGTTAATGATGATTCAGCGACGAAAATAGACATCACCGTTACATTAAATGGCAATGCGTTTACTGCATCTAATCAACAAAATTTGTTAATACAATTAGAAAGCCAAAACGCGCCAGTAATACGTGGTTGTGGCATTGGTGTGTGTCACCAATGTCACTGTACTAAAAAGAGTGGACTTGTAAAAAACTTGCTTACTGGTGATGTGTCAGACAGTGGTGAACAAATTATACAGCTGTGTATTTCAAAGCCATTAAGCGACTTGGAGATGTCAATATGA